A genomic region of Herbaspirillum sp. DW155 contains the following coding sequences:
- a CDS encoding VirK/YbjX family protein, with protein sequence MSLPVVSNYPGPYGLSPDIHEPLLAGLCLLLMALGLYLVLPGVSRCYHLVRTRAGAGGRAGRRPQRAPVRSPARSPAPLNLLSAPDQTRPLLSRLARQCKLRARALLYPRQTRRWLAFWNKTSTHAALALATPRLLHKIYRPYQSLRLRQPQRLDILTSHYDFIIGHSLAPLVLQASRRPIPLGRFQGKSGQDYEVRLAAISSLDHEGELALHLYCGQEHLFSTAFTLCRQGAGWIVRIGCLQGAGSANSREQIRRATRDLFGLRPKALMVRLVRAIGAGFGCARVVLVSNGNRVSNRRSKKGRVHADYDAFWQELGAARRSDGDYELPCEEAAPNLQDLPSRKRAEGRQRQALTQAVTQQVRGALAHAGA encoded by the coding sequence ATGTCATTGCCTGTCGTTTCGAATTACCCGGGCCCTTACGGTCTGTCGCCGGATATCCATGAGCCCCTGCTGGCCGGCCTGTGCCTGTTGCTGATGGCCCTGGGCCTTTACCTGGTCTTGCCCGGCGTATCGCGCTGCTACCATCTGGTACGTACCAGAGCCGGCGCGGGCGGTCGCGCCGGTCGCAGGCCCCAGCGCGCGCCGGTGCGCTCGCCGGCGCGCTCGCCCGCCCCGCTTAACCTGCTGAGCGCGCCGGACCAGACGCGCCCGCTGCTCTCGCGCCTGGCACGCCAGTGCAAACTGCGCGCCCGGGCACTGCTGTATCCGCGCCAGACCCGCCGTTGGCTGGCCTTCTGGAACAAGACCTCGACCCATGCGGCGCTGGCCCTGGCCACGCCGCGCCTGCTGCACAAGATCTACCGTCCCTACCAGTCACTGCGTCTGCGCCAGCCGCAGCGGCTGGACATCCTGACCAGTCACTACGACTTCATCATCGGCCACAGCCTGGCGCCGCTGGTGCTGCAAGCTTCGCGCCGACCGATTCCCCTGGGCCGGTTCCAGGGCAAGTCAGGTCAGGACTACGAAGTCCGCCTCGCGGCCATCAGCAGCCTGGACCACGAAGGCGAACTGGCCCTGCACCTCTATTGCGGTCAGGAGCATCTGTTCTCGACGGCCTTCACCCTCTGTCGCCAGGGCGCTGGCTGGATCGTGCGTATCGGCTGTCTGCAAGGTGCGGGGAGCGCCAACAGCCGTGAACAGATCCGCCGCGCCACGCGCGACCTGTTTGGCCTGCGTCCCAAGGCACTGATGGTCCGGCTGGTGCGGGCCATCGGCGCCGGCTTCGGCTGCGCGCGCGTGGTTCTGGTCAGCAATGGCAATCGTGTATCCAACCGGCGCAGCAAGAAGGGACGGGTCCACGCCGACTATGACGCTTTCTGGCAAGAGCTGGGCGCAGCGCGGCGTAGCGATGGGGACTACGAACTGCCCTGTGAAGAAGCGGCCCCGAATCTTCAGGACCTGCCCTCGCGCAAACGTGCGGAAGGCCGGCAACGTCAGGCGCTCACGCAGGCGGTCACGCAACAGGTGCGCGGCGCGCTGGCACACGCTGGCGCCTGA
- the flgE gene encoding flagellar hook protein FlgE, producing the protein MSFQQGLSGLQGASKHLEVVGNNVANASTVGFKQGQVQFADAYANSMNRSGNSAVGIGTTVANVSQAFTQGNIATTNNALDVAINGDGFFRMTPSLSDQSARYGRNGQFQLNKDGYLINPSMNGAYLTGYPAGATGGDPVPLKIDTATLPATPTSRVSSKINLDSRKSVPTVTPFAPTNPNSYNNATGATVYDSLGNPYSLQTYYVKTPPSGSPPGTTWSVYGTLDGKLISAAPPATGPQLLGTLRFDASGTLTASTGMSLDLSSMVKGGASFPTPIALSYTGSTQTGSAFANLAQSQDGAPPGTLSSFSIGKDGSLVGSYSNQQTRVLGQIVLVNFANPNGLQPVGNNLYQASAAAGSPLVGTPTSATFGSLQGRAVEQSNVDLTAELVNMIVAQRIYQANSQSIKVQDTVLQSLISLR; encoded by the coding sequence ATGAGCTTTCAACAGGGACTCAGCGGCCTGCAGGGCGCGAGCAAACATCTGGAAGTCGTCGGCAACAACGTCGCCAATGCCAGCACCGTCGGCTTCAAGCAGGGCCAGGTCCAGTTCGCCGATGCCTATGCCAACTCCATGAACCGCTCCGGCAACTCTGCGGTGGGTATCGGCACGACGGTGGCCAACGTCAGCCAGGCCTTCACCCAGGGCAACATCGCCACCACCAATAACGCACTCGATGTGGCCATCAATGGCGACGGCTTCTTCCGCATGACTCCCAGCCTGAGCGATCAGTCTGCCCGTTACGGACGCAATGGCCAGTTCCAGCTGAACAAGGACGGCTATCTGATCAACCCCAGCATGAACGGCGCCTACCTGACCGGCTACCCCGCCGGCGCCACCGGCGGTGATCCGGTGCCGCTGAAGATCGATACGGCTACCCTGCCGGCCACACCGACTTCGCGCGTCAGCAGCAAGATCAACCTCGATTCGCGCAAGAGCGTGCCCACGGTCACCCCCTTTGCACCGACCAACCCCAACAGCTACAACAACGCCACCGGCGCCACCGTCTATGACAGTCTGGGCAATCCGTATTCGCTGCAGACCTACTACGTCAAGACACCGCCCAGCGGCAGCCCGCCCGGCACCACCTGGTCGGTCTATGGCACCCTGGACGGCAAGCTGATCAGCGCCGCGCCACCGGCGACAGGCCCGCAGTTGCTGGGCACGCTGCGCTTCGATGCCAGCGGCACGCTCACTGCCAGCACCGGCATGTCGCTGGACCTGAGCAGCATGGTCAAAGGCGGCGCCAGTTTCCCCACACCGATCGCCTTGAGCTACACCGGTTCAACCCAGACCGGCTCGGCCTTTGCCAATCTCGCACAGTCCCAGGACGGTGCACCGCCCGGCACGCTCTCCAGTTTTTCCATCGGCAAGGATGGCAGCCTGGTGGGCAGCTACAGCAACCAGCAGACCAGGGTGCTGGGGCAGATCGTGCTGGTCAACTTTGCCAACCCGAACGGCTTGCAACCCGTGGGCAACAATCTGTACCAGGCCAGTGCGGCGGCAGGCAGCCCGCTGGTCGGCACGCCCACCAGCGCGACCTTCGGTAGCCTGCAAGGGCGCGCCGTCGAACAATCCAATGTCGATCTGACCGCCGAACTGGTCAACATGATCGTGGCGCAGCGCATCTATCAGGCCAACTCGCAATCCATCAAGGTGCAGGATACGGTGTTGCAGTCGCTCATCAGCCTGCGTTGA
- a CDS encoding FAD-dependent oxidoreductase, which yields MSQHGRVDYLIIGAGIAGASIAYWLARHGSVMLAERESQPGYHSTGRSAALYMASYGPPQVRALTCASRAFFDHPPEGFAEHALLTPRGALFYATSALRAELDAHEALVRSVSDQVQRLDAAQTRAMVPVLREDDLIGAVYEEDAADIDVHALHQGFLRGARAAGARVVCGAEVQSLQYADEPGQGTWRVQTTQGEMLAGVVINAAGAWADEIGRLAGAAPIGLVPKRRSAFTFAAPPDSAHWPMFMPVDESFYIKPDAGLLLGSPANADAVVPHDVQAEELDIAIAIDHIQNGTTLEIRRPAHVWAGLRSFVEDGSFVGGYDTRLPAFFWAAGQGGYGIQSAPAAGETYAALIRGEAVPSHIARFGVDAAALSPARLG from the coding sequence ATGAGCCAGCACGGCCGCGTCGACTATCTCATCATCGGTGCCGGCATTGCCGGCGCTTCCATCGCCTACTGGCTGGCGCGCCATGGCAGCGTCATGCTGGCCGAGCGCGAATCGCAGCCGGGCTATCACAGCACCGGCCGTTCGGCCGCGCTCTACATGGCAAGCTACGGTCCGCCGCAGGTGCGGGCGCTGACCTGTGCCAGCCGCGCCTTCTTCGATCATCCGCCTGAAGGTTTCGCCGAACATGCCTTGCTCACGCCGCGCGGCGCCTTGTTCTACGCGACCTCTGCGTTGCGCGCGGAACTCGATGCCCACGAAGCGCTGGTGCGTTCCGTGTCCGACCAGGTGCAGCGGCTGGACGCCGCGCAGACCCGCGCCATGGTGCCGGTGCTGCGGGAGGACGATCTGATCGGTGCGGTCTACGAGGAAGATGCCGCCGACATCGATGTGCATGCCTTGCACCAGGGCTTCCTGCGCGGCGCACGGGCCGCTGGCGCGCGCGTGGTGTGTGGCGCCGAGGTGCAGTCTCTGCAGTATGCGGATGAGCCAGGGCAGGGTACCTGGCGCGTGCAGACCACGCAGGGTGAGATGCTGGCGGGCGTGGTCATCAACGCCGCCGGTGCCTGGGCCGACGAGATCGGCCGGCTGGCCGGGGCCGCGCCCATCGGGCTGGTGCCGAAGCGGCGCTCGGCCTTCACCTTTGCCGCGCCGCCCGACAGCGCGCACTGGCCCATGTTCATGCCGGTCGATGAATCTTTCTACATCAAGCCGGATGCCGGTCTGCTGCTGGGCTCGCCCGCCAATGCCGACGCGGTTGTACCGCACGACGTGCAGGCCGAGGAACTGGATATCGCCATTGCCATCGACCACATCCAGAACGGCACCACGCTGGAGATCCGCCGCCCCGCGCACGTCTGGGCCGGGCTGCGTTCCTTCGTAGAGGATGGCAGTTTCGTCGGTGGTTACGATACCCGGTTGCCGGCCTTCTTCTGGGCCGCCGGGCAGGGCGGTTATGGCATCCAATCCGCGCCGGCTGCAGGGGAAACATATGCTGCCCTGATCCGCGGTGAAGCGGTGCCTTCGCATATCGCGCGCTTTGGCGTTGATGCGGCAGCCTTGAGTCCGGCGCGACTGGGCTGA
- a CDS encoding RidA family protein — MSPIQRFNTNARMSQLVLANGFAFVAGQVPNQAGAPIAQQASEVLAKIDAQLQAQGIGRERIVSANVWLSSPAHFAEFNAVWDAWVPAGHAPTRACVQALLMAPGLDVEVAVIAAL; from the coding sequence ATGAGCCCTATCCAACGTTTCAATACCAACGCCCGCATGAGCCAGCTGGTGCTCGCCAATGGTTTCGCCTTCGTCGCCGGTCAGGTGCCTAATCAGGCGGGTGCGCCCATCGCACAGCAGGCCAGCGAGGTACTGGCCAAGATCGATGCGCAGTTGCAGGCGCAGGGCATCGGCCGCGAACGCATCGTCAGCGCCAATGTCTGGCTCTCCAGCCCGGCGCATTTCGCCGAGTTCAATGCCGTCTGGGATGCCTGGGTGCCGGCGGGTCATGCGCCCACGCGGGCCTGCGTGCAGGCCTTGCTGATGGCGCCGGGGCTGGATGTGGAAGTGGCCGTCATCGCCGCTCTCTGA
- the fliD gene encoding flagellar filament capping protein FliD encodes MASSTGSISTSAGPLDVAKIVTQMIAVESESRLTPLANRADGLKAVLAAYANLNTALGTYQSALAGLTAAKFSAQKAVVSNSASGSQNKTGADAISAEINVDESTRAVAQKIQSTGFASGHLFRAGDSLAIKTGSKPPTFITLKADATVTGLRDTINAANAGVTASVVRDDAGEHLVLESNTGGVANTLTVHSNNSLSPISFDPQRQRSGMTQTQAARDATSAAAGSYVVSVEQLAQAHKLSSAGINPGSTFDVGVLAIKTGQGSTALIKPANHTLSGVRDAINAADAGVNASIVSDGKQEHLVLTAKESGAQNTIRVSGTGDFAVFASDPSGNLSTATVAPEKRFTTGTVTLAVGARNISLNPGASGGAAAPGLADVARAINEAKAGVTATVQREAQGTGTVERLVLSNGGSDPVSLRGSGDYALLSASSMGQLQRPQDARLSIDGVAITATSNKIRDAISGVTLNLNRTTSAGDRFTLAVSNDNSGASSAVNSFVDAFNALSKSLAGLTRQAPSKVRGQAGEHGPLASETMVLALMGQLRHAVLGEVSGNAHGSLAAIGVSFKKDGTLALDSARLTKAGNSSFDALARLFTDKGGVVTRSQALLDKVLGENGLLAGKIRGLQNSLKTVSDQQAAARERLANLRDSYTNQFNRLNVTLAKMQTSQNYLLQQLARLRKS; translated from the coding sequence ATGGCAAGCTCTACCGGATCCATCTCTACCTCAGCCGGCCCGCTGGACGTGGCCAAGATTGTCACCCAGATGATCGCGGTGGAAAGCGAATCGCGTCTGACACCGCTGGCCAACAGGGCCGACGGCTTGAAAGCGGTGCTGGCTGCCTATGCCAACCTGAACACCGCGCTCGGTACGTACCAGAGCGCGCTGGCCGGACTGACGGCGGCCAAATTCAGCGCCCAGAAAGCCGTGGTCAGCAACAGCGCCAGCGGCAGCCAGAACAAGACCGGGGCCGACGCCATCAGCGCCGAGATCAACGTCGACGAATCGACCCGGGCAGTGGCCCAGAAAATCCAGTCGACCGGCTTTGCCAGCGGCCATTTGTTTCGCGCCGGCGATTCGCTGGCCATCAAGACCGGGAGCAAGCCGCCGACCTTCATCACCCTCAAGGCCGACGCTACCGTGACCGGCCTGCGCGATACCATCAACGCCGCCAACGCCGGTGTGACCGCCAGCGTGGTGCGCGACGACGCCGGTGAACACCTGGTATTGGAATCCAATACCGGCGGCGTCGCCAATACGCTCACCGTCCACTCCAACAACAGCCTGTCGCCGATCAGTTTCGATCCACAGCGACAGCGCAGCGGCATGACCCAGACCCAGGCTGCACGCGACGCCACCAGCGCAGCGGCCGGCAGCTATGTCGTCAGCGTCGAGCAACTGGCCCAGGCGCACAAGCTGAGTTCGGCCGGCATCAACCCGGGCAGCACCTTCGACGTGGGCGTACTGGCGATCAAGACCGGGCAGGGATCGACCGCGCTCATCAAGCCGGCCAACCATACCCTCTCCGGCGTGCGCGATGCCATCAACGCCGCTGATGCCGGTGTGAATGCCTCCATCGTCAGCGATGGCAAACAGGAACATCTGGTCCTGACCGCCAAGGAAAGCGGTGCGCAAAACACGATCCGGGTCTCGGGCACGGGGGACTTTGCGGTCTTTGCCTCGGACCCTTCCGGCAATCTCAGTACGGCCACCGTGGCACCGGAGAAGCGCTTCACTACCGGCACCGTGACGCTGGCGGTCGGCGCCCGCAACATCAGCCTGAATCCCGGCGCCAGCGGTGGCGCAGCGGCACCGGGCCTGGCCGACGTGGCACGCGCCATCAACGAGGCCAAAGCCGGCGTGACGGCCACCGTGCAGCGCGAAGCCCAAGGCACCGGGACCGTCGAACGGCTGGTGTTGAGCAATGGCGGCAGCGACCCCGTGAGCCTGCGTGGCAGCGGCGATTACGCCCTCCTGAGCGCCAGTAGCATGGGACAGCTGCAACGCCCGCAGGATGCGCGACTGAGCATCGATGGCGTAGCCATTACCGCCACCAGCAACAAGATCCGCGACGCCATCTCCGGCGTGACGCTGAACCTGAACCGCACCACCAGCGCCGGCGACCGCTTCACGCTGGCCGTCAGCAATGACAACAGCGGTGCCAGCAGCGCGGTCAACAGCTTCGTCGATGCCTTCAATGCTCTCTCGAAATCGCTGGCAGGTCTGACCCGGCAAGCCCCCTCCAAGGTACGCGGCCAGGCCGGCGAACATGGTCCGCTGGCCAGCGAGACGATGGTGCTGGCACTGATGGGCCAGTTGCGTCATGCCGTGCTGGGCGAAGTGAGCGGCAATGCGCATGGCTCGCTGGCGGCCATCGGCGTGAGCTTCAAGAAGGATGGCACGCTGGCACTGGACAGCGCACGCCTGACCAAGGCCGGCAACAGCAGTTTCGATGCACTGGCGCGCCTGTTCACCGACAAGGGCGGCGTAGTCACCCGCAGCCAGGCACTGCTGGACAAGGTGCTGGGTGAGAACGGCCTGCTGGCCGGCAAGATCCGCGGACTGCAGAACAGTCTGAAGACCGTCTCCGACCAGCAGGCGGCGGCCCGCGAACGCCTTGCCAATCTGCGCGACAGCTACACCAACCAGTTCAATCGCCTCAACGTCACGCTGGCGAAGATGCAAACCTCGCAAAACTACCTGCTGCAGCAACTGGCGCGTCTGCGCAAGAGCTGA
- a CDS encoding amidase family protein — MSVTSDTLVEKSAVELRQLIGSKQLSPVELLEACITRIEEINPHINAVTATCFERARQEARAAEQAVMAGGPLGLLHGLPIGIKDLEETEGLLTTYGSPIYRGNVPARDNALVARLRAAGAIVAGKTNVPEMGAGANSRNTVWGATGNPFNPWLNAGGSSGGSAAALAVDLLPMCSGSDTGGSLRIPAAKCGVVGFRPSPGLVPSERKLLGWTPISVVGPMGRDVADTVLQLRATLGLHASDPLSYAVDDAAFAALPPVDLSRLRIGYTEDFGVCEVDNGIREVFRQKMAAIGSFVQVCEPVGVDMGEAHRAFDVIRAEAFVAGFEAAYRRDPASLGPNTRANYEMGAAMSLSDCAWAQGEQTRLFRRFQQLYARYDLIISPTTPVSPFPWSELYLKEVNGVALENYYRWLALTYVVTLATNPSISLPCGRDHRGMPFGLQITGAFRDDARLLAWAGALEAAFAGDAALRRPRPDLAQLKTVHAPLTSIVTHPPILDGVATAAAAQAAV, encoded by the coding sequence ATGTCCGTCACCTCCGACACACTCGTCGAAAAAAGTGCCGTCGAACTGCGCCAGCTGATCGGCAGCAAACAGCTCTCCCCGGTGGAATTGCTGGAGGCCTGCATCACCCGCATCGAAGAGATCAATCCCCACATCAATGCCGTGACCGCCACCTGCTTCGAGCGCGCCCGTCAGGAGGCGCGCGCAGCCGAGCAGGCGGTCATGGCCGGTGGCCCGCTGGGCCTGCTGCACGGCCTGCCCATCGGGATCAAGGATCTTGAGGAGACCGAGGGGCTGCTCACCACCTACGGTTCGCCGATCTATCGCGGCAATGTCCCCGCGCGTGACAACGCACTGGTGGCGCGGCTGCGTGCGGCCGGTGCGATTGTCGCCGGCAAGACCAACGTGCCCGAGATGGGCGCGGGCGCCAACAGTCGCAATACCGTATGGGGTGCCACCGGCAATCCCTTCAATCCCTGGTTGAACGCCGGCGGTTCTTCCGGCGGATCGGCCGCGGCGCTGGCGGTGGACCTGCTGCCGATGTGCTCGGGGTCCGATACCGGTGGCTCGTTGCGCATTCCGGCGGCCAAGTGCGGCGTGGTCGGCTTTCGCCCGTCGCCGGGCCTGGTGCCGAGCGAGCGCAAGCTGCTGGGCTGGACGCCCATCTCGGTGGTCGGCCCGATGGGCCGCGACGTGGCCGATACCGTGCTGCAATTGCGCGCCACCCTGGGCCTGCATGCCAGCGATCCCCTGAGCTACGCCGTCGATGACGCTGCCTTTGCGGCCTTGCCACCGGTGGACCTGTCGCGCCTGCGCATCGGCTATACCGAAGACTTTGGCGTGTGCGAGGTGGATAACGGCATCCGTGAGGTATTCCGCCAGAAGATGGCCGCCATCGGCAGCTTCGTGCAGGTCTGCGAACCGGTCGGGGTGGACATGGGCGAGGCCCATCGCGCCTTCGACGTGATCCGCGCCGAGGCCTTCGTGGCCGGTTTCGAAGCGGCCTACCGGCGCGATCCCGCTTCGCTGGGGCCCAATACCCGCGCCAACTACGAGATGGGTGCGGCCATGAGCCTGTCCGACTGCGCCTGGGCGCAGGGCGAGCAGACCCGGCTGTTCCGCCGCTTCCAGCAGCTCTATGCGCGCTATGACCTGATCATTTCGCCGACCACGCCGGTCTCGCCCTTCCCCTGGAGCGAGCTGTACCTGAAGGAAGTCAACGGCGTGGCGCTGGAAAATTATTATCGCTGGCTGGCCCTGACCTATGTGGTCACGCTGGCCACCAATCCCTCCATCTCGCTGCCGTGCGGACGCGATCATCGCGGCATGCCGTTCGGCCTGCAGATCACCGGCGCCTTCCGCGACGATGCCCGCCTGCTGGCCTGGGCTGGCGCGCTGGAAGCGGCGTTCGCGGGCGACGCGGCATTGCGCCGGCCGCGTCCGGACCTGGCGCAGTTGAAGACTGTTCATGCACCGCTGACCTCCATCGTCACCCATCCGCCCATCCTCGATGGCGTGGCAACGGCGGCGGCTGCGCAAGCTGCGGTATAA